In Crinalium epipsammum PCC 9333, the following are encoded in one genomic region:
- a CDS encoding M24 family metallopeptidase, which yields MKPLNEEVSLKLNLIRDTLSETNAKGIRLRGTDWFAWATAGGSSTVLLAAETGIAEILVTSQDAWVLTDEIEATRLSDEELSENFQLNVNPWADAAVRESFVRDATEGGLILSDRPTKNERSLPQSLLNHKRVLMPTELERYRHIGRKASEAMTEVLSKAQPNWTEYQLAGAGAEALWARGLHPTLTLVAGERRLPLYRHATATGEEIGREAMMVFCARGYGLYANLTRFLSFGALSPQKSDLHRHVREVEAEVLNLCKPSTPLNSVYDALAQAYQQHGYPNAIREHHQGGTTGYLAREIVANPGTSDVLRENMAVAWNPSLSGAKIEDTFVILEDGKLENLTFDPNWHSVEVEGRLRPIPLEVG from the coding sequence ATGAAACCATTAAATGAAGAAGTTTCATTAAAACTCAACTTAATCCGCGACACACTGAGCGAAACTAATGCCAAAGGAATCCGCTTGCGTGGTACAGACTGGTTTGCATGGGCAACTGCTGGCGGTTCTAGTACAGTATTGCTGGCTGCGGAAACTGGAATAGCCGAAATATTAGTAACTTCCCAAGATGCTTGGGTATTAACTGATGAAATTGAAGCAACACGCTTATCAGATGAAGAACTAAGCGAAAATTTTCAGCTAAATGTCAACCCTTGGGCAGATGCGGCGGTGCGCGAATCTTTTGTGCGTGATGCGACTGAAGGGGGATTAATATTGAGCGATCGCCCCACCAAAAATGAGCGATCGCTACCACAATCACTATTAAATCATAAGCGCGTGCTGATGCCGACTGAACTTGAGCGTTATCGCCACATAGGGCGCAAAGCTAGTGAAGCTATGACTGAAGTACTTTCAAAAGCCCAGCCTAACTGGACAGAATACCAGTTAGCCGGAGCAGGTGCAGAAGCATTGTGGGCGCGAGGGTTGCATCCAACTCTTACCCTAGTAGCTGGCGAGAGGCGTTTACCGCTTTACCGTCATGCTACAGCGACAGGGGAAGAAATTGGACGGGAGGCGATGATGGTATTTTGTGCAAGGGGATATGGTTTATATGCTAATCTGACTCGATTTCTCTCATTTGGTGCGCTTTCACCCCAAAAGTCAGATTTGCACCGTCATGTTAGGGAAGTTGAAGCGGAAGTTTTAAATTTGTGCAAACCTAGTACACCTCTTAATAGTGTGTATGATGCTTTGGCTCAAGCATATCAGCAACATGGATATCCTAATGCCATCCGCGAACATCACCAAGGGGGAACTACAGGATATTTAGCTAGAGAAATTGTGGCAAATCCAGGTACTAGCGATGTATTAAGGGAAAATATGGCTGTTGCTTGGAATCCCAGTTTATCAGGAGCAAAAATAGAAGATACTTTTGTAATTCTTGAGGATGGAAAGCTGGAAAATCTAACTTTCGATCCGAATTGGCATAGTGTTGAGGTAGAAGGAAGGTTGCGCCCTATTCCTTTAGAGGTTGGTTAA
- a CDS encoding AAA family ATPase, which produces MIREISIENYKSIEKLKIELGRVTVFIGENGCGKTNILEGIALGSAAANDKLDNEFLTSRGMRVTEPEFMRSAFEQTNITKNIQVSFTLADGEVIKYNLQHPNQPYSSWENLDKLEKERQIQRVAKLIVQDKLNYSNQTISDVINGIIEVSTNNDDRYLLKKFLIFSPENSSLRIFDKEGQIQPLGIKGEGLFKLLTVLNRTEKKQKLQQIKDEMQLIDWFEDLDIPENLLPGERAIKIKDRYISPELNYFNQNSSNEGFLFLLFYFCLFISDDTPNFFSVDNIDASLNPRLCRRLIEELVHLAKNNSKQVIFTTHNPAILDGLDLNDDEQRIFVIYRNKLGHTKARRIFSPQPLEGQQPVKLSEAFLRGYIGGLPKNF; this is translated from the coding sequence ATGATTAGAGAAATTTCCATAGAAAATTATAAATCTATTGAAAAACTGAAAATTGAACTAGGTAGAGTAACAGTTTTTATTGGAGAAAATGGTTGTGGTAAAACAAATATTCTAGAAGGTATAGCTTTAGGTTCAGCAGCAGCAAATGATAAATTAGATAACGAATTTTTAACTTCTAGAGGCATGAGGGTTACTGAACCTGAATTTATGCGCTCTGCTTTTGAGCAAACAAACATCACAAAAAACATCCAAGTCAGTTTTACCTTGGCTGATGGTGAAGTAATTAAATACAATTTACAACATCCCAATCAGCCATACTCAAGCTGGGAAAATTTAGATAAATTAGAAAAAGAACGCCAAATTCAACGAGTTGCAAAGTTAATAGTTCAAGACAAGCTTAATTATTCAAATCAAACAATTTCAGATGTTATTAACGGTATTATTGAAGTAAGTACAAATAACGACGATAGATATTTATTAAAGAAATTTTTAATTTTTTCTCCTGAAAACTCCAGCCTAAGAATTTTTGACAAAGAAGGACAAATACAACCTTTAGGCATCAAGGGAGAAGGCTTATTCAAATTATTAACAGTTTTAAATAGAACAGAAAAGAAACAAAAGTTGCAACAAATTAAAGATGAAATGCAACTTATAGACTGGTTTGAAGATTTGGATATTCCTGAGAATTTATTGCCTGGTGAAAGAGCTATAAAAATCAAAGATAGATATATATCACCCGAACTGAATTATTTTAATCAAAATAGTTCTAATGAAGGCTTTTTATTTTTACTATTCTATTTTTGTCTGTTTATTAGCGATGATACACCTAATTTTTTCTCTGTAGATAATATTGATGCTTCTCTCAATCCCAGATTATGTCGTAGATTAATTGAAGAATTAGTACACTTAGCTAAAAATAATAGTAAACAAGTCATATTTACAACTCACAATCCTGCTATCTTAGATGGATTAGACTTAAATGATGATGAACAAAGAATTTTTGTGATTTACCGGAATAAATTAGGTCATACTAAAGCAAGACGTATTTTTTCTCCTCAACCTCTAGAAGGACAACAGCCTGTAAAATTATCAGAAGCATTTTTAAGAGGTTATATTGGAGGACTCCCTAAAAATTTTTAA
- the galT gene encoding galactose-1-phosphate uridylyltransferase encodes MYSYKLLKPDGRKLTLYSRNPIADDIIAPSPSKEPVVANPHLRWHPLRGEWVAYASHRQGRTFMPPAEYNPLAPTSDPNFPTELPQGKYDVAVFDNRFPSMYLEAHDPPVSIVDTLPANGACEVVVFTQDPQAFVSSLSLEHIELLFQVWGDRTSILGEHPNIQYVLPFENKGVEMGVTLSHPHGQIYAYPFVPPVPARMLDMQQVYYQENQRGLLQDLIQKEIADDKRIIYQDEYAIAFVPACARYPYEVWLAPIEPVATFMDLTENQRVGLARALKTVTLKYDGLWNRPFPYLMAWFQAPTDGKLHPEAHLHAQFYPPYRTSDRLKYLAGTELAAGMFANDALPEEKAKDLQAVAINLEGQIKNL; translated from the coding sequence ATGTACTCCTACAAGCTGTTAAAACCAGATGGACGTAAGCTAACTTTATATAGTCGCAATCCCATTGCTGATGATATTATTGCTCCCAGCCCTAGCAAGGAGCCAGTGGTTGCAAATCCCCATTTGCGCTGGCATCCCTTGCGGGGGGAATGGGTTGCTTATGCTTCTCATCGTCAGGGGCGTACTTTTATGCCCCCTGCTGAGTACAACCCGTTAGCACCTACGAGCGATCCGAATTTCCCCACAGAACTTCCTCAAGGAAAATATGACGTAGCGGTGTTTGATAACCGCTTTCCCTCAATGTATTTAGAGGCGCATGATCCGCCTGTGAGTATTGTTGACACTCTCCCCGCCAATGGTGCGTGTGAGGTGGTAGTGTTTACTCAAGATCCGCAGGCGTTTGTAAGTTCTCTATCGTTGGAACATATAGAACTGCTATTTCAAGTTTGGGGCGATCGCACATCTATACTAGGTGAACACCCTAATATTCAGTATGTCTTGCCCTTTGAGAATAAGGGTGTAGAGATGGGGGTGACATTATCTCATCCTCATGGGCAAATTTACGCCTATCCTTTTGTGCCACCAGTTCCAGCACGAATGCTGGATATGCAACAGGTATATTACCAGGAAAATCAGCGCGGTTTGCTGCAAGATTTGATTCAAAAAGAGATTGCGGATGATAAGCGGATTATCTATCAAGATGAATATGCGATCGCCTTCGTACCCGCTTGCGCCCGTTATCCTTATGAGGTGTGGCTTGCACCGATTGAGCCTGTTGCTACATTTATGGATTTGACGGAAAATCAGCGTGTAGGACTTGCTAGAGCATTAAAGACTGTGACTCTCAAGTATGATGGCTTGTGGAATCGTCCCTTTCCTTATTTAATGGCTTGGTTTCAAGCACCTACTGATGGGAAACTGCATCCAGAAGCACATTTACACGCGCAATTTTATCCACCTTATCGTACAAGCGATCGGTTGAAGTATTTAGCAGGGACAGAATTAGCAGCAGGGATGTTTGCAAATGATGCTCTTCCTGAAGAGAAAGCTAAGGATCTGCAAGCTGTAGCTATTAACCTGGAAGGACAAATAAAGAACCTTTAA
- a CDS encoding glycoside hydrolase family 2 protein — protein sequence MQSLGRVIENCEEKSSKLDTKAIVDSAAAYPRPQLQRSNWKSLNGQWKFSFDDQGQYSCPNHLSEWTHTIEVPFAPESVRSGVGDTGFHPNCWYEREVEIQRGEGRVLLHFGAVDYHARVWVNNHFVGEHEGGHTPFTIDITSVLDENKLTRITVWASDDPHDLAKPRGKQDWKLDPHSIWYPRTSGIWQTVWVEYVPLTYIERLRWTSQFERWEIGIEATLAGLPVSGLQLKVKLSVGKQVLVNDSYEVINGEIHRRIALSDPGLDDYRNELLWSPEKPTLIDAEIQLWEDDKLIDEVRSYTAMRCVTLQRDRFTLNGRPYYLRLVLDQGYWEDTLMTAPSDEALRRDVELVKMMGFNGVRKHQKIEDPRFLYWADVLGLLVWEEMPSAYRFTPKAVQRITKEWTEVIERDVSHPCIVVWVPFNESWGVPNLVESQANRDYVQALYYLTRTLDPTRPVIGNDGWESTTTDIIAIHDYDTNPLQLAHRYGNEIKPSDLFDRRRPGGRVLTLDGYAHQGQPVMLTEFGGIAFAPSETPDADKAWGYERCWNISELQIKYTALLQAVSTVEMFSGFCYTQLTDTFQEANGLLYSDRTPKFPIEAIRAATLAGGARCTPTSC from the coding sequence ATGCAATCGTTGGGTAGAGTGATAGAAAATTGTGAGGAAAAATCATCTAAGCTTGATACCAAGGCTATAGTTGATTCAGCAGCAGCGTATCCACGACCACAGTTGCAGCGCAGCAATTGGAAAAGTTTAAATGGTCAGTGGAAATTTAGTTTTGACGACCAGGGGCAATATAGTTGTCCAAATCATTTAAGTGAGTGGACGCATACTATTGAAGTGCCGTTTGCTCCCGAATCTGTTCGCAGTGGAGTTGGTGATACAGGTTTTCATCCCAACTGCTGGTACGAGCGGGAAGTTGAGATTCAACGCGGTGAAGGTAGGGTACTGCTACACTTTGGAGCAGTAGACTATCATGCCCGTGTGTGGGTCAACAATCATTTCGTGGGTGAGCATGAAGGTGGACATACTCCCTTCACGATAGATATTACCTCAGTATTAGATGAAAACAAACTAACTCGCATCACAGTTTGGGCAAGCGACGATCCTCACGACCTTGCTAAACCGCGCGGTAAGCAGGATTGGAAACTCGATCCTCACAGTATTTGGTATCCTCGCACTTCAGGTATCTGGCAAACAGTCTGGGTTGAATACGTTCCTCTTACTTATATTGAGCGCCTTCGCTGGACTTCCCAATTTGAGCGTTGGGAAATTGGCATTGAGGCAACTCTTGCAGGTCTACCAGTAAGTGGTTTGCAATTAAAAGTAAAACTGAGTGTTGGTAAGCAAGTTTTAGTTAACGATTCCTACGAAGTCATTAACGGAGAGATTCACCGACGCATTGCTTTATCCGATCCTGGTCTTGATGACTATCGTAATGAATTGCTTTGGAGTCCTGAAAAACCAACGTTGATCGATGCAGAGATTCAACTTTGGGAAGATGACAAGCTGATTGATGAGGTCAGATCTTACACTGCGATGCGATGCGTAACTCTTCAGCGCGATCGCTTTACCTTGAATGGACGACCCTACTATCTGCGGTTAGTTCTAGACCAAGGTTACTGGGAAGACACGCTGATGACTGCACCTTCAGATGAAGCGTTGCGCCGCGATGTCGAGCTAGTTAAGATGATGGGATTCAATGGTGTACGCAAACACCAGAAAATTGAAGATCCGCGTTTTCTGTATTGGGCAGATGTTCTAGGTTTGTTGGTATGGGAGGAAATGCCCAGCGCCTATCGTTTTACTCCTAAAGCGGTGCAGCGCATAACTAAGGAGTGGACTGAGGTAATCGAGCGGGATGTTAGTCACCCTTGTATTGTGGTATGGGTTCCGTTTAATGAATCTTGGGGAGTTCCTAATTTAGTAGAGTCTCAAGCTAACAGAGATTATGTTCAAGCTTTATATTACTTGACTAGAACTTTAGACCCGACTCGCCCAGTAATTGGTAATGATGGTTGGGAGAGTACAACAACCGACATTATTGCTATCCATGATTATGATACTAATCCCCTACAGTTAGCTCATCGTTATGGCAATGAGATTAAGCCATCGGATCTATTTGATCGTCGTCGTCCAGGCGGGCGGGTTTTGACACTTGACGGTTATGCTCATCAAGGACAACCAGTGATGCTGACGGAATTTGGTGGGATTGCATTTGCGCCCTCTGAAACGCCAGACGCGGACAAAGCTTGGGGATATGAGCGTTGCTGGAATATTTCTGAGCTACAAATAAAATATACGGCGCTATTACAGGCGGTAAGTACAGTTGAAATGTTTAGCGGTTTTTGTTATACACAGTTAACTGATACATTTCAGGAAGCTAATGGATTGCTGTATAGCGATCGCACACCGAAGTTTCCCATCGAAGCAATTCGCGCTGCGACTCTCGCAGGAGGAGCAAGATGTACTCCTACAAGCTGTTAA
- a CDS encoding ferritin-like domain-containing protein, producing the protein MKNILALVVNWAGGTFATAQRFLTKIISKIGNAIAAIVPANIALLILPAILISLFTNPASAYAQSARLTPRQVVEYALTLEKLEADFYRRANNEVANGRLGNIPEIAKDALVSYGEDEASHVADLSPILTLLGGNPDAVTIPENPNYNAILGRDPFANAADLLLAGQFVEDLGAAAYKGQVQNLLAAGEAAKPVLAGALAIHSVEARHAAGIRALRQTLLGSNVRPWIRNANEVIYKENRSGSPIPFNSEAFDGYATRDEVLALVSPILRVSQQPRGNQNSTSPNPSRQSTPVRALW; encoded by the coding sequence ATGAAAAACATTTTAGCCCTAGTGGTAAATTGGGCAGGTGGCACGTTTGCTACTGCCCAAAGATTTTTGACGAAGATAATCAGTAAGATTGGTAATGCGATCGCTGCAATTGTTCCTGCTAACATCGCTCTGTTAATACTGCCCGCAATATTAATATCGTTGTTTACAAATCCCGCATCAGCCTACGCTCAAAGTGCGAGATTGACACCTCGGCAAGTAGTAGAATATGCTCTAACTTTAGAAAAGTTGGAAGCTGATTTTTACCGCCGTGCCAACAATGAAGTCGCTAACGGTAGGCTGGGAAATATTCCCGAAATAGCTAAAGACGCGCTAGTTTCTTACGGAGAAGATGAAGCCAGCCACGTTGCAGATTTATCGCCAATCTTAACGTTATTAGGTGGTAATCCCGATGCAGTTACTATTCCCGAAAATCCTAATTACAACGCCATTTTAGGTCGAGATCCCTTTGCTAATGCTGCGGATCTTCTCCTAGCCGGACAGTTTGTAGAAGATTTAGGGGCAGCAGCTTATAAAGGACAAGTACAAAACTTACTAGCAGCAGGAGAAGCTGCTAAACCAGTACTAGCCGGAGCTTTAGCTATACACTCTGTAGAAGCTCGTCATGCTGCGGGTATCCGAGCCTTACGCCAAACTTTACTTGGTAGTAATGTACGACCTTGGATTAGAAATGCTAATGAAGTAATTTACAAAGAAAATCGTAGCGGTTCCCCTATTCCATTTAATTCAGAAGCCTTTGATGGTTACGCTACAAGAGATGAGGTATTAGCGTTAGTCAGTCCAATCTTGCGTGTTAGCCAACAACCTCGCGGCAATCAAAATTCAACTTCTCCCAATCCCAGCAGGCAATCTACTCCTGTGCGAGCATTGTGGTAA
- a CDS encoding ferritin-like domain-containing protein, with the protein MALPIKQMEKILSSRRTLLKWGLIGIGAMAGTAIPKALNAQPSNSLKTLNFNDNDFGILNFALLLEELESAFYAAVVKSGRIGDRNELEYMRALGSHEAAHVAFLRNVLGRNAIFQTRDLNFNNTGLAAILANRSQILNTAVALEDVGVHAYNGAGTKLTNPTFLLAAGSIVGVEARHAAGVRALLKRPTTEPDSDRAVSDTELVSEINPFKGRAYDELYTPRQIVEIVSSLNILNNPITGSLVA; encoded by the coding sequence ATGGCTTTGCCAATAAAGCAGATGGAAAAAATACTTTCATCGCGTCGCACCTTATTAAAATGGGGCTTGATAGGTATAGGAGCAATGGCAGGTACAGCCATACCTAAAGCATTAAATGCCCAGCCAAGTAATAGTCTAAAAACTCTAAATTTTAATGATAATGATTTCGGGATTCTTAATTTTGCTCTATTGCTAGAAGAATTAGAATCAGCCTTTTATGCAGCAGTCGTAAAGAGTGGAAGGATTGGCGATCGCAACGAACTAGAATACATGAGAGCCTTGGGTTCACACGAAGCAGCCCATGTGGCATTTCTACGGAATGTACTAGGAAGAAATGCAATCTTCCAAACACGAGATCTGAATTTTAACAATACTGGATTAGCAGCTATATTGGCTAATCGCAGTCAAATTTTAAATACCGCCGTTGCCTTAGAAGATGTAGGCGTACACGCATACAATGGTGCAGGTACAAAGCTAACAAATCCTACATTCCTTCTAGCCGCCGGATCAATTGTAGGAGTAGAAGCTCGTCACGCTGCCGGAGTTCGGGCATTACTAAAAAGACCAACTACAGAGCCAGATAGCGATCGCGCTGTAAGCGATACAGAATTAGTCAGCGAGATTAACCCCTTTAAAGGTCGTGCCTACGATGAATTATACACACCTAGGCAAATTGTAGAAATTGTTAGCTCACTCAACATATTAAACAATCCGATTACTGGCTCGCTTGTTGCCTGA
- a CDS encoding phenylacetate--CoA ligase family protein, whose protein sequence is MLEEKRQRAFTAFQDFLNTPFEQRLASHEKISPEANAILLGSHSAIALFHSVANTVPAYQSFLKEHGINPESIQTYADFEKLPLITKENYLRCHSLAALCRHGQLETCDMIAVSSGSTGKPTFWPRFFADELQIATRFEQIFYDSFSADTRRTLAVICFTLGTWVGGMFTANCCRYLASKGYPITVVTPGNNKEEIFRVVQELGSEFEQVVLLGYPPFIKDVIDTGIARGVEWQQYQIKMVFAGEVFSEEWRNLVGERVGSNNPCYNSASLYGTADAGVLGNETPLSICIRRFFANHPDAAKELFGESRLPTLVQYDPLSRFFETHEDTLLFSGDNGVPLVRYHISDTGGLISYDAMLEFLAKWDFDPIAALQKEHFGSFATEGKVRGIHRLPFVYVFGRSNFTVSYFGANIYPENVTVGLEQPGIKDWVTGKFVMQVKEDADKNKFLSVVVELAPRREGSEEKLNAIASSILSQLLRLNSEFANYVPKEYQTPQVSLASMGDPEYFPIGVKHRYTRQ, encoded by the coding sequence ATGCTGGAAGAAAAACGTCAACGGGCATTTACGGCGTTTCAAGATTTCCTTAATACACCGTTTGAGCAACGCTTGGCAAGCCATGAGAAAATATCACCAGAAGCAAATGCGATACTCCTGGGGAGTCACTCCGCGATCGCACTGTTTCACTCTGTTGCAAATACGGTTCCAGCTTATCAAAGTTTTCTCAAAGAACACGGCATCAACCCTGAATCAATCCAAACTTACGCAGATTTTGAAAAATTACCTTTAATTACTAAAGAAAATTACCTACGCTGTCACTCTTTAGCTGCTTTATGTCGTCATGGACAGTTAGAAACCTGCGATATGATTGCAGTTTCATCAGGTTCGACAGGTAAACCGACTTTTTGGCCGCGCTTTTTTGCGGATGAGTTACAAATTGCTACACGCTTTGAGCAAATATTTTACGATAGCTTTTCTGCTGATACTCGTCGCACTTTAGCTGTAATTTGTTTTACTTTAGGAACTTGGGTTGGTGGAATGTTTACAGCTAATTGCTGCCGCTACCTAGCTAGTAAAGGATATCCGATTACTGTTGTTACTCCTGGGAATAATAAAGAAGAAATATTTAGGGTGGTACAAGAATTAGGTTCTGAATTTGAGCAAGTAGTATTGCTAGGTTATCCACCTTTTATTAAAGATGTAATTGATACTGGCATTGCGCGTGGGGTGGAATGGCAACAGTATCAGATCAAAATGGTATTTGCAGGAGAAGTTTTTAGTGAAGAATGGCGCAATTTAGTTGGGGAAAGAGTCGGTTCAAATAATCCCTGTTATAATTCTGCATCACTTTATGGAACAGCAGACGCGGGTGTATTAGGAAATGAAACACCTTTAAGTATTTGCATCCGCCGCTTTTTTGCCAATCATCCAGACGCAGCTAAAGAATTATTTGGCGAGTCGCGCTTACCTACTTTAGTACAATACGATCCTTTGAGTCGCTTTTTTGAAACCCATGAAGATACGCTGTTATTTTCAGGCGATAACGGTGTTCCCTTGGTGCGTTATCACATTTCGGATACAGGAGGGTTAATTTCTTATGATGCAATGTTAGAGTTTTTAGCAAAATGGGATTTTGATCCTATTGCAGCATTGCAAAAAGAACACTTTGGATCTTTCGCAACTGAGGGTAAAGTTAGAGGAATTCATCGCTTACCTTTCGTTTACGTTTTTGGACGTTCTAACTTTACTGTTTCTTACTTTGGGGCGAATATTTATCCCGAAAATGTGACTGTGGGATTAGAACAACCAGGAATTAAAGATTGGGTGACTGGTAAGTTTGTGATGCAAGTTAAGGAAGATGCAGACAAGAATAAATTTTTATCGGTGGTTGTGGAGTTAGCGCCAAGGAGAGAAGGTAGTGAGGAGAAACTAAACGCCATCGCGTCTTCTATTCTCTCTCAACTGCTACGGCTTAATAGTGAATTTGCTAATTATGTTCCCAAGGAATACCAAACGCCCCAAGTATCACTAGCCTCAATGGGAGATCCAGAATATTTCCCAATTGGCGTTAAGCACCGTTACACACGCCAATAG
- a CDS encoding serine/threonine-protein kinase translates to MTFLYCTQGHENPPVNKFCQECGNALPIHVGKIIDNRYRIVRCLGQGGFGRTYLAEDITQGNQNCVLKEFAPQDQPGSQLQKAQELFEREGSVLYKLQHPQIPRLREMLRSNLSGKEFLFLVQDYVEGGTYYQFLETRKRQGKTFSEDEIRELLLQILPVLSYIHSLNVIHRDISPDNLIKRQADGLPVLIDFGGVKVLQATAFAWLNYKNILPTRLGKAGYAPEEQLKQGTVAGNSDLYALAVTALVLLTGKQADELYDTYNAVWRWGEINVSPQLQAVLKKMLAYKMRDRYQSASEVIQALQSATPTPPPNPNISRIQTAVVAPGKQHSPPRSQLHNIGSQVLAAVFRVPSWLPHSAKTFAATLAIGLLVAGGFHFVKFLTEGNPLAPLTKGLPSINNNPSKLLSRRQALQIPEAFFNNLVNEQFYNKHPELNKRNLTPEPEDSQLRAEWQTIGDNFINKIEQGKVSKDALSKLGSYSQRDAEIWRQKARRGELGNYTLNKLRTATDAKFYQLFPEERRNPKKSLLLGQIWYAIAADKVSELETRN, encoded by the coding sequence ATGACCTTCCTATATTGCACTCAAGGACACGAAAACCCTCCCGTTAATAAGTTTTGTCAAGAGTGCGGTAATGCGCTCCCAATTCATGTTGGGAAAATTATAGATAACCGCTATCGCATCGTGCGCTGCCTGGGACAAGGCGGTTTTGGGCGTACCTATTTAGCGGAAGATATCACTCAAGGCAATCAAAATTGTGTTTTAAAAGAATTTGCACCGCAAGATCAACCTGGATCGCAGTTGCAAAAAGCGCAAGAATTATTTGAGCGAGAAGGAAGTGTACTCTACAAGCTTCAGCATCCTCAGATCCCCCGCTTGCGCGAGATGCTGCGGTCTAATTTATCGGGGAAAGAATTTTTGTTTTTAGTACAAGACTATGTAGAAGGTGGAACTTACTATCAGTTTCTAGAAACCCGTAAACGTCAAGGTAAAACTTTTAGTGAGGATGAGATCCGCGAACTGTTACTTCAAATATTGCCCGTTTTATCTTACATCCACTCACTGAATGTAATTCATCGTGATATTTCCCCTGATAATTTAATCAAGAGACAGGCGGATGGGCTACCTGTATTAATTGATTTTGGTGGAGTTAAGGTATTGCAAGCAACCGCCTTTGCTTGGTTGAATTACAAAAATATACTACCAACGCGGTTAGGTAAGGCTGGATATGCGCCAGAAGAACAACTAAAACAGGGAACAGTTGCTGGTAATAGCGATTTGTATGCTTTGGCAGTTACAGCTTTGGTATTGCTGACGGGTAAGCAAGCTGATGAATTGTATGATACATATAACGCGGTTTGGCGTTGGGGAGAGATTAATGTTAGTCCGCAATTGCAAGCAGTCTTGAAAAAAATGCTGGCTTATAAAATGCGCGATCGCTATCAGTCGGCATCAGAAGTTATCCAAGCACTACAGTCTGCAACACCCACACCGCCACCTAACCCCAATATCTCTCGTATTCAGACTGCTGTAGTTGCGCCTGGAAAACAACATTCTCCTCCTCGATCGCAACTTCACAATATTGGTTCTCAAGTACTTGCTGCTGTTTTTAGAGTTCCTAGTTGGCTACCTCACTCAGCAAAAACATTTGCAGCTACGTTAGCCATAGGATTATTAGTTGCAGGGGGTTTTCATTTTGTTAAATTCTTAACTGAGGGAAATCCATTAGCACCTTTGACAAAGGGATTACCTAGTATCAACAATAACCCATCTAAACTTTTAAGTCGTCGTCAAGCATTACAAATTCCAGAAGCTTTCTTTAATAATTTAGTAAATGAACAATTTTATAACAAACATCCAGAATTAAATAAACGTAATCTCACTCCTGAGCCAGAAGATTCCCAATTACGAGCAGAATGGCAAACTATTGGTGACAATTTTATTAATAAAATTGAGCAAGGTAAAGTTAGTAAAGATGCTTTGAGCAAACTAGGAAGTTATAGTCAAAGAGATGCTGAAATTTGGCGGCAGAAAGCCAGAAGAGGTGAGCTAGGTAACTATACACTTAACAAGTTAAGAACAGCAACTGATGCTAAGTTTTATCAATTATTTCCCGAAGAACGACGTAATCCGAAAAAATCACTACTATTAGGTCAAATTTGGTATGCGATCGCTGCTGATAAAGTTAGTGAATTAGAAACTAGAAATTAA